CTTTGCGAATGACGCAAAGTTATTTTTCGTCGCCTGGTTTCTTTTTTCTTTGGCTGCAGCGTTTTACCGCCGCTCATACAAGACGAACCATTCGGCTATTCACGATCCTGGAACGCCTTTCTCACCCACCGGATAGATCTGGTAGTCGATGCGAATGAGCATGTCGCCGTCTTCCGTAGCCATTTCATTTTGCATCCGCAGCATTTCATCGCGCAGAGAGTCGAGTTGTTTTATGTAGGCTTCCTTGCGGACGCTGACATGGGCGCTGCGAAAACAGGCAAGGTCCCGCTGCGTGGCCCAGGTGTCCATGGCAAGCTTGCTCTGGTCCAGGCCCTGCTTTAGGAAATCCAAAACTTTGCTGAGTTCAGGCTGAGGGCCGAGCACCATCACATGCCGCGCTTCATCCTTGAGTTGGTAATGATCGTTCAAACGAATGACCATGCCTTCGCTGATCAAAATTTGAAGGGCATGATCCACTTCGATCGCATGCTGACGACCGAAGAATTGGATGAGTTCACGACGCGTGGGGCGATTTTTATAAAGACCGAAGACGGAGTGGATCTGCAGGATCAGCTGATGCGTCACCAGCCGGTCCGAGGCTCGATGAATCTCGCCCTGGAGACTTTTGCGCAAAGCTTCGAGATGCTCATAGCGGGCAGGATCCACGTCCTCGCCCGCGTCGATGCTTTGCTCGATCTCCAAAAGAAGTCGGCAGTACTTAAGAGGGAAGCCCTTCACCCCCATCATGGCGAGGCAGGGCTCCCAGAGGCGCGGGACGAGGACGCGGCGTCCGCTCAGTATATCCGCGATATGTCCTTTCGAACTGAGCCCGAGCTGCTTCGCAATCCAGGCATAGGAATACTTGCTATTCTGCTGGCGGTGCCAGGTGAGAAGCCGCCGCAGGGCTTCTGTGCCGCTTCCGGCGGAGAGGAGGAGTTCGATTGTTTCGCGCATCCCTTATCCTTCAATAAGAAGAAAGGTTCGCAAAACTTAGTGTTTTTGCGAACGCCTTGGCCCGTTTAGATTGCGGGGCTGAAAACGAGTATTCTTTCATTTCAATATCTTAAGGCAACCCTGGGCAAAATGGGGCAACTCAGCGAACGCAAATCCAGGTCTCTTCCGTCTTGACCATGCACACATGTGTGCATACAAGAAACAGACTATATTCGAAAGGGGTTAAAATGTTCAGTAAAACTTTGCGACGCACCTTCCTGGTCCCTCTGCTTTTGGCCAGTCCGCTCATGGGTCAAACCCGAACGATATCGGCGGCCAGCACCTTGCACCCAGCCATCAAATTCAACTGGGCTGAACTCCTGGAAGACTACCAGAACCGTTACGTGCAAAACCGTTTGACCTGGAAGGAATTGGACTATGCAAAGAAATTTGTGTGCCCCTGCCTGCCTCCACCCGTTGGACAAACATGGCATCTTTGCAATTCCAGTGTCGTCGGCACCAGCGACCAGACTCCGGACGACTTCGTGATCTATAAGCCTGATCTTTTAAAATCCTCGATCTGTGTGAAGTGTATTTTGATCAAGCCTTGATTTCTGTTTGCCACTCAAACTCTGAAGCCCGCGTCCTGCGGGCTTTTTTTCGTCCGCCATGAGGTTCGCAAGATCCGCTTCCTCTGCGAACCTTTTCCCGAGCTTTCCTTCATTCTGCATCGCAGCTTTCCGAGCCCTTGTCTAAACAGGTCATGTGAACGGAATATTCGACTACAAAATTGGAGAAAAAAAATGTCTCGTTTCGCAAAGAAAGCTGTGATTGGTCTCGCCCTCGCGTCCAGCATGATGTCAAGCCTTGCATCGGCTGATTTTCTGAAGAATCCCATCCTGGTTAAGCCACCTGTCCTCAAGTTTCCCATCACCTGCCTGTCCTGCCCTGATCTCTCCAAACTGCCGAAGTTCGAAGAGGAACTTACGGTGGAAGACAAGCGCGAGGTGCTGGGAATGATGGACGAGGCCTTCCGTAACTTGAAGGATCTCCCTGCGACTCCTGCGGATGTTCGCACCAGTGTTGATTACTGGGAGCGTCTGACGCTGAAAGAAAAGCAGAACATCCTTGACCACCGCTTCGGTGACAACATGAATTGGGCTGCTGCCGCTGTGGTGGTGGGTGCCGCTGCCTTGGCCTGGGATGTTTACAAGGACTATCGGGATACCAAATGGAACCCGGCTGATTTAGGCTTCGACCGCATTCGAACTTTGGGATCCCTTGATTATGTCAAGTCCCCCGCGATCCGTTTGGAAGCCATTCGTTCCCTGCAGTTCCGTCTGAGCGCCTTCCAGGGGCTGGGGCAGGTGGCGCAAGGCCTGAACTATTGATCGATCCGTCAGGGGGCCGAAGCCCCCTTTTCTTTCTACCGTCAGAGGAAAATATCATGAAATATCGCATCGCAGGCTCGTTGGTGGCTTTGCTGCTGGGTTTTCATTTGCTCATGATCGCTACGTATCTGGGACCACCGAATCTCCTCCAGTATCACATTGGTCCTTTGTCGTTCCGTTATATGCAGAATATTTTTTATCAGAACTGGCATCTCTTCAGCCCCAATCCGGGCATCAATTCCGTTAAATTCGCCGTCCGCTGCGGCGATGCCAATGGTCATTGGACCAGCTGGAAAGATCCCTTCGCGGGCGCCTTGCATCGTCATCAGCTGACAAGGATTACAGGTTACAGCAAAGTCATCGCGCTCTTTGATGACATCGCCCAGTCTTTGAAGAAAGATATTGGCAAGAAGGATAAGACCTATACGGAGCTGCAGGAGACACCGAAGCAGCTGGCGCGACGCTTTTCCGTGGACTATTGCCTCACCCGTCATCCGGAAAGACCGTCGCGTCTGGAAGCGATTCAATTCAAGGTGATGGAATTTTCACCTGTGCCCTTTACCAAGGTCAAGGATGCCAAACTCGATTGGGATCGCGTCGTCGAGATCCCCTTTGAGCCTATTTACCGTCGCCATAGTCAGGAGGTTCGTCATGATACAAAGATTGGCTCGTGAGGAGCTTTTTCTCAAAACGGCCCAGCTTTTTCGCATCGCCCTTCTGGTCTGGCTTGGCCTGCATTCCATCCTGCTCCTGCCCTTCCATGAAACCATTTTTGGGCCGCACGCTTATGTCATGCGCACCCGATTCGATGGCAGCATCTGGTCGTGGATTTTCCATCTGGGTCAGCATTCCGCTGTGGGGCCTTACTACCTTTGGTTCTTCGTGGTGCAGCTCGGTGCGATCGTGCTGGGAATCCTGGGGATCTGGCCGCGGATAATGATGATCCTTGCCTATGTGAGCACGATGAATATCTATAACCTGAGCGGCGTGATCCTGGATGGAGGCAACAACCTTTCTCAACTGCTGCTCTTCTATATGATGCTGGTCAATACCAGCGGCCGTCCGTCTGGACCGGGGTGGCTCGGAGCTTTCAACCGCGCTTTGTCCAATGGCGCTTTTATTATGTGTCGCTTGCAGATTGCCATTGTGTATCTGACAGCGGGACTTTTGAAGCTTCAGGGGCATCTTTGGCAAAATGGTATGGCCCTTTACTATCTCTTTCAATCGGAAACCTACGGTCACCCTTGGATCGCATACCTCATGCGCAAGTGGCCCTTCCTTTCGCTCATCGGTACATATACGACCTTGGCATTCCAGTATCTCTTTCCTTTGGGCATCTGGCTCAGGAAATGGCGCAAACCTCTTATTATCGTCGGTTGCATGATCCACTTGGGAATTGCATTTGGTATGGGCCTTTTCACATTTGGCCTTGTGATGTGTCTCTCGTATATCAGCTTTTTCCCGGAGGATTGGTCCGAACGAGTTCTGCGGTTCATGCCGACCGACGAAACCCTTGTGATTGCATTTGACGAACAATGCGCAGTTTGCATGCGCATCGCGTCCCTCGTTTCGGTTCTGGACTGGCGGAAACTGATCATTGTGGATCGCGCTCATGATCCGAAGGACCTTCGACTTCTTGATATCCCGCTTGAACAGCGATTGACTCGTATTCAGGCTATTGACGGAGCGCGAAACCGGGAGGGGTTTGATGCGATGCTGGAACTTCTGCGGCGCGTGCCATTGCTTCTTCCCTGTCTGCCTCTGGCTCTCCTGATGAGAGTCAATGGCTGGGGCCAAAGACGATATGACTATCTTGCCACGCGCAGCTGGCGGCAGGCCTGTCGCAAGGGAACTTGCGTCCTGGATGCCCGCGGGCACTCGCGAAGCTGATAGAAATCCCTGACGGATATTGGGCAAGGGGCCGGCATGGTCCCTTGTCTTTTTAGGATTCATCATCCTGCATGATCAGGAAACCAGTCGCTTCATTCCCATTCGAACGTGGAAAGACGCGTGGTATCGACATTTTCATAAAGACTGCCCTTAATAAGCGTCCAGCTCAGATCATCCTGCGATCCTTCAATATAAAATGCATCAGGAGAACCTTCCGAACCATTGGTGTCCTTGCTGTCCCCTCCATCAAGGCGAATTCCCTGCAGGGCTATGGGATAGTCCTTGAGGTCGATTTTTAACCATTGTGGAGTGCCTATGGCATTATACTGCCCGGTGGTC
The Oligoflexus sp. DNA segment above includes these coding regions:
- a CDS encoding TIGR02147 family protein; the encoded protein is MRETIELLLSAGSGTEALRRLLTWHRQQNSKYSYAWIAKQLGLSSKGHIADILSGRRVLVPRLWEPCLAMMGVKGFPLKYCRLLLEIEQSIDAGEDVDPARYEHLEALRKSLQGEIHRASDRLVTHQLILQIHSVFGLYKNRPTRRELIQFFGRQHAIEVDHALQILISEGMVIRLNDHYQLKDEARHVMVLGPQPELSKVLDFLKQGLDQSKLAMDTWATQRDLACFRSAHVSVRKEAYIKQLDSLRDEMLRMQNEMATEDGDMLIRIDYQIYPVGEKGVPGS
- a CDS encoding DUF5819 family protein, yielding MKYRIAGSLVALLLGFHLLMIATYLGPPNLLQYHIGPLSFRYMQNIFYQNWHLFSPNPGINSVKFAVRCGDANGHWTSWKDPFAGALHRHQLTRITGYSKVIALFDDIAQSLKKDIGKKDKTYTELQETPKQLARRFSVDYCLTRHPERPSRLEAIQFKVMEFSPVPFTKVKDAKLDWDRVVEIPFEPIYRRHSQEVRHDTKIGS
- a CDS encoding DCC1-like thiol-disulfide oxidoreductase family protein encodes the protein MIQRLAREELFLKTAQLFRIALLVWLGLHSILLLPFHETIFGPHAYVMRTRFDGSIWSWIFHLGQHSAVGPYYLWFFVVQLGAIVLGILGIWPRIMMILAYVSTMNIYNLSGVILDGGNNLSQLLLFYMMLVNTSGRPSGPGWLGAFNRALSNGAFIMCRLQIAIVYLTAGLLKLQGHLWQNGMALYYLFQSETYGHPWIAYLMRKWPFLSLIGTYTTLAFQYLFPLGIWLRKWRKPLIIVGCMIHLGIAFGMGLFTFGLVMCLSYISFFPEDWSERVLRFMPTDETLVIAFDEQCAVCMRIASLVSVLDWRKLIIVDRAHDPKDLRLLDIPLEQRLTRIQAIDGARNREGFDAMLELLRRVPLLLPCLPLALLMRVNGWGQRRYDYLATRSWRQACRKGTCVLDARGHSRS